Genomic segment of Avibacterium volantium:
TCTCTTTGTTGTTATTGATCTTCGGCGGAACAGGATCGTATCCACCAGCGTGTAAAGGATGACATTTTAATATACGTTTTAACGTAAGCCAACCACCTTTTAACGCACCGTGCGTTTTTAATGCTTCAATGCCGTAGCAAGAACAAGTTGGCGTGAATCGGCAACGTGGGCCAATTAAAGGACTAATAACAAGCTGATAAAAGCGAATAAGTGCAATTAAGACTTTCGA
This window contains:
- the yidD gene encoding membrane protein insertion efficiency factor YidD, with product MAAPHSLGSKVLIALIRFYQLVISPLIGPRCRFTPTCSCYGIEALKTHGALKGGWLTLKRILKCHPLHAGGYDPVPPKINNNKENK